In Silene latifolia isolate original U9 population chromosome X, ASM4854445v1, whole genome shotgun sequence, the following proteins share a genomic window:
- the LOC141620263 gene encoding protein FAR1-RELATED SEQUENCE 5-like: MTEVQKQFVTKVKVLKLGGVKAYRGWKELCGGYNNIGATEVDFKNFVRDIKTYIGNFDAQMFVENLIGRKDTCSSFYFDFIVDENKCLAGVFWADPICIKNYMLFGEVLSADATYRTNKYDMVFVPFTGS, encoded by the coding sequence ATGACAGAGGTACAGAAGCAATTTGTCACAAAGGTAAAGGTGCTAAAACTAGGTGGTGTGAAAGCCTATAGAGGTTGGAAGGAGCTGTGTGGAGGTTACAACAACATTGGGGCTACTGAGGTTGATTTCAAAAACTTTGTCAGGGACATAAAAACCTACATTGGTAATTTTGATGCACAAATGTTTGTTGAAAATCTTATAGGGAGAAAAGACACATGCagttcattttactttgattttatagTAGATGAAAACAAGTGCCTGGCTGGAGTGTTTTGGGCAGATCCGATCTGCATAAAGAACTACATGCTGTTCGGTGAGGTTTTATCAGCAGATGCTACATATAGAACAAACAAGTATGATATGGTGTTTGTGCCTTTCACGGGGAGTTGA
- the LOC141620264 gene encoding protein FAR-RED IMPAIRED RESPONSE 1-like has protein sequence MAVQDIFGSNGRVPTENYNYDRDKSMKSGPEVFKESTHRLCMWHIMKKLREKVSYQLFQDEDFKTRLNRCVWNNQLEPDEFEEQWGKIMTDYQLVEHEWFSDLYDLREQWIPAYFKDVSMSGLMRVTSRSESENNFFDRFLTPHLTLVEF, from the coding sequence ATGGCTGTTCAAGACATTTTTGGAAGCAATGGGCGGGTGCCAACCGAGAATTATAATTACGATCGGGACAAATCAATGAAGTCTGGTCCGGAAGTGTTTAAGGAGTCAACACACAGACTGTGCATGTGGCACATAATGAAGAAACTAAGAGAGAAAGTCAGTTATCAACTGTTTCAAGATGAGGATTTTAAGACCAGGCTCAAtaggtgtgtttggaacaaccaacTTGAGCCTGATGAATTCGAAGAACAATGGGGGAAGATAATGACTGATTATCAACTTGTAGAACACGAGTGGTTTTCAGATTTGTACGATCTTAGGGAACAGTGGATCCCTGCCTACTTTAAAGATGTTTCAATGTCTGGCTTGATGAGGGTTACTTCTAGGTCTGAGAGTGAAAACAATTTCTTTGACAGGTTCCTCACACCTCATTTGACCCTTGTTGAGTTTTAG